From Lolium perenne isolate Kyuss_39 chromosome 5, Kyuss_2.0, whole genome shotgun sequence, a single genomic window includes:
- the LOC127300684 gene encoding myosin-binding protein 7 translates to MHAMADAGEPPPSLCPLCGHPATTPSSSASLSPPVAATRPPMKRNSPPEAPAAVVRVEIGDEAVALREALARQQVALGELQAELDAERGAAAGAASEAMTMILRLQREKAEAMMEARQFRRYAEEKMSHDAAELAALEEAMAKRDASIPMRAVQSQSRLATSSIPSSSPRVSSTPRHPSTPSTVTGAGGYYPPLRCFSDRFNDHPPTASEADVLDVQTPRDHLARLSHRVQMLERRAPPTATTTPIIRVAPGSAFPRNSRVFSDTDSIDFCDGEFFPDDDCGASDRVYTVDAIHGRGVPLAVPEGSYCGGTPVGSDCCGGGSWAEDEEMRRLTARLQALEADRETMRQALISMGAEKAQVVLLKEIAQQLCKDAPPPLPAVTVGHHYYKGAAPPPMTVTVPRPQRPMVMHRMVVKSQPLTRTSFFATVAKWVASIVWWRRKSSRIKYPIGQCGNNVGLMLLLDKSSKAPGHGHQRPPKRI, encoded by the exons ATGCACGCCATGGCCGACGCCGGCGAACCCCCTCCCAGTTTGTGCCCCCTGTGCGGCCACCCCGCCACCACCCCCTCTTCCTCGGCCTCTTTGTCGCCGCCAGTGGCGGCCACGAGGCCGCCGATGAAGAGGAATTCGCCGCCTGAGGCGCCGgccgccgtggtgcgggtggAGATAGGGGACGAGGCGGTGGCGCTTCGCGAGGCGCTGGCGCGGCAGCAGGTGGCTCTGGGGGAACTGCAGGCCGAGCTGGACGCGGAGCGCGGCGCGGCGGCCGGCGCCGCCAGCGAGGCCATGACCATGATCCTTCGCCTGCAGCGGGAGAAGGCCGAGGCCATGATGGAGGCGCGCCAGTTCCGGCGCTACGCAGAGGAGAAGATGTCGCACGACGCCGCGGAGCTCGCCGCGCTCGAGGAGGCCAtggccaagcgcgacgcctcgatCCCGATGCGCGCCGTCCAGTCCCAGTCGCGCCTCGCCACGTCGTCGATACCTTCCTCATCACCGCGCGTCTCCTCCACGCCGCGCCACCCGTCCACGCCGTCGACGGTAACCGGCGCCGGCGGCTACTACCCGCCGCTGCGGTGCTTCAGCGACCGCTTCAACGATCACCCGCCGACCGCGTCGGAGGCGGACGTGCTCGACGTGCAGACCCCGCGCGACCACCTCGCCCGCCTCTCCCACCGCGTCCAGATGCTCGAGCGCCGCGCGCCGCCCACGGCCACCACCACGCCCATCATCCGCGTTGCGCCGGGCTCCGCGTTCCCCCGCAATTCGCGCGTATTCTCCGACACCGACAGCATAGACTTCTGCGACGGCGAGTTTTTCCCGGACGACGACTGCGGCGCCAGCGACCGGGTGTACACCGTGGACGCTATCCACGGCCGAGGCGTTCCCTTGGCCGTGCCCGAGGGCTCCTACTGCGGCGGCACGCCGGTCGGGAGCGACTGCTGCGGCGGCGGGTCGTGGGCGGAGGACGAGGAGATGCGTCGGCTCACAGCGCGCCTCCAGGCGTTAGAAGCTGACCGGGAGACCATGCGCCAGGCACTCATTTCCATGGGTGCCGAGAAGGCGCAGGTGGTGCTGCTCAAGGAGATCGCGCAGCAGCTCTGCAAGGACGCCCCGCCACCTCTGCCGGCCGTCACCGTGGGGCATCATTACTACAAGGGGGCAGCGCCACCGCCCATGACCGTCACCGTGCCACGGCCGCAGCGACCCATGGTTATGCACAGGATGGTTGTCAAGAGCCAGCCGCTCACGAGGACCTCATTCTTCGCCACAGTGGCCAAG TGGGTCGCATCGATCGTCTGGTGGCGAAGGAAATCATCTCGTATCAA GTATCCTATTGGCCAGTGCGGTAACAATGTCGGGCTGATGCTGCTGCTTGACAAGTCCTCGAAGGCTCCAGGGCACGGGCATCAGAGACCTCCCAAAAGGATTTAG